From one Halothece sp. PCC 7418 genomic stretch:
- a CDS encoding TRAP transporter small permease subunit, with protein sequence MQKLLQVAEIIQTLNRWIGKFAYWLVLIMVAVGGWNVVGRYVGKWIGQPLTSNALIEIQWYLFDLVFLLGAAYTLQKNGHVRVDIIYKNFGEKGRAIANLIGTLLFLIPFSLMVIYFSWGTIVNSWQILEMSPDPGGLPRYPIKSMIIVSFALLLLQGFADTINNLAIIMNLTQPQENHE encoded by the coding sequence GTGCAGAAATTACTCCAAGTTGCGGAAATTATTCAGACTCTAAATCGTTGGATCGGGAAATTCGCTTACTGGCTAGTCCTAATCATGGTCGCCGTGGGCGGATGGAATGTTGTAGGACGCTATGTGGGAAAATGGATCGGTCAACCGCTTACGTCTAATGCCTTGATTGAGATTCAATGGTATTTATTTGATCTGGTTTTTCTGTTAGGCGCTGCTTATACCCTCCAGAAAAACGGTCATGTGCGCGTAGATATTATCTATAAAAACTTTGGAGAAAAAGGACGCGCGATCGCGAATTTAATCGGAACTCTTTTATTTTTAATTCCGTTTTCCTTAATGGTGATTTATTTTTCTTGGGGAACCATTGTTAACTCTTGGCAAATCTTAGAAATGTCTCCCGATCCAGGCGGTTTACCCCGTTATCCGATAAAATCAATGATTATTGTTAGTTTTGCCTTGCTGCTTTTACAAGGTTTTGCTGATACGATTAATAATCTCGCCATCATCATGAACCTGACACAACCCCAAGAAAATCATGAATAG
- a CDS encoding TRAP transporter large permease subunit encodes MNSDWLGLTMFAGAFAFLLLGYPVAFALGGVAILFALIGVSMGVFDPVFLSAMPQRIFGIMSNYTLLAIPYFIFLGSMLEKSGIAEKLLETMGILFGRLRGGLALAVVIVGTLLAASTGVVAATVVAMGLISLPVMLRYGYDKGLATGVIAASGTLGQIVPPSVVLVVLGDQLGVSVGDLFIGSLIPGLLMATAFALHIIIIALIKPEFAPALPQEVRNIGGKALRKQVLAVMIPPLLLIILVLGSIFFGIATPTEAGAVGCLGAIALAAINSQLNWAALKQVCEATLRITSMVMFILLGSTAFSLVFRGLDGDRVMFDLLSNLPGEEIGFLVTSLLTVFILGFFIDFFEIAFIVIPILLPVAEALNIDLVWFGVVFGANLQTSFLTPPFGFALFYLRGVAPPEIKTQDIYRGVIPFIIIQILVLILIITFPQLVNILLGVKN; translated from the coding sequence ATGAATAGTGATTGGTTAGGACTGACAATGTTTGCTGGGGCATTTGCCTTTCTTCTCCTCGGCTACCCCGTTGCTTTTGCCCTTGGCGGTGTTGCGATTTTGTTTGCCCTGATTGGGGTTTCTATGGGCGTTTTTGATCCCGTGTTTCTCTCAGCAATGCCTCAACGGATCTTTGGCATTATGTCCAACTATACACTGTTGGCGATTCCTTACTTTATCTTTCTCGGGTCAATGTTAGAAAAGTCGGGAATCGCGGAAAAGTTGCTAGAAACCATGGGCATTTTGTTCGGACGATTGCGCGGTGGGTTAGCCCTGGCGGTGGTGATTGTGGGAACATTACTGGCTGCTTCCACAGGAGTCGTTGCAGCGACAGTGGTGGCGATGGGCTTAATTTCTCTCCCTGTGATGTTACGCTACGGCTATGATAAGGGTTTAGCAACAGGAGTGATTGCTGCCTCGGGAACATTGGGTCAAATTGTTCCCCCGAGTGTTGTGTTAGTGGTATTGGGGGATCAATTAGGGGTTTCGGTGGGTGATTTGTTTATCGGTTCGTTGATTCCAGGATTATTGATGGCAACCGCCTTTGCACTCCACATTATTATTATTGCTTTAATCAAACCAGAATTTGCCCCAGCGTTACCGCAAGAAGTAAGAAATATTGGGGGAAAAGCCTTAAGGAAACAAGTCTTAGCAGTGATGATTCCCCCATTGCTGTTGATTATTTTAGTTTTAGGGAGTATCTTTTTTGGCATTGCCACCCCAACGGAAGCCGGTGCAGTAGGATGTTTAGGCGCGATCGCGCTGGCTGCCATTAACAGTCAACTCAACTGGGCTGCCCTGAAACAAGTCTGTGAGGCAACCTTACGCATTACCAGCATGGTGATGTTTATTCTGTTGGGATCCACTGCCTTTAGCCTTGTCTTTCGCGGATTAGACGGCGATCGCGTAATGTTTGATCTTCTCTCTAACCTCCCTGGTGAAGAAATCGGCTTTCTCGTCACCAGCTTACTCACTGTTTTTATCCTCGGCTTTTTTATTGACTTTTTTGAAATCGCTTTTATTGTTATCCCCATCCTGCTTCCTGTCGCAGAAGCCCTTAATATTGATTTGGTTTGGTTTGGGGTTGTCTTTGGGGCAAATCTACAAACATCTTTTCTCACTCCTCCCTTTGGTTTTGCCCTCTTTTACCTACGAGGGGTTGCGCCACCAGAAATTAAAACTCAAGATATTTATCGGGGAGTCATTCCCTTTATTATTATTCAAATTCTCGTATTAATTTTAATCATTACTTTTCCACAGTTGGTCAATATTCTGCTGGGCGTTAAAAATTAA
- the yvcK gene encoding gluconeogenesis factor YvcK family protein, whose amino-acid sequence MTGLIKRVRRQLKGKPYPKPKNVANATTRRRNRWFMWLAPGIFIKRWLLISVLGVLLTSVGLAIWANLTPIFYLIEFTSGILEAIADILPSYISGPLAILLGLFLIFWGQSRTVGSITEVLNPDQDKELIDVLTTHRRLVKGPKIVAIGGGTGLSTLLRGIKAYSANITAIVTVADDGGSSGRLRREQGMLPPGDIRNCLAALADEEKLLTELFQYRFNTGEGLSGHSFGNLFLSAMNNITGDLEAAIAASSKVLAVRGRVLPATLSDVNLWAEMEDGRIIEGESHISEAGGKIIHLGCHPENPPALPAAVTALEEADLILIGPGSLYTSIIPNLLVPEIRDALLNSRVPRLYICNIMTQPGETDGYTVSDHIQALDQVSHAPLFNAVLAHSRSPSPESLQRYAAENSHPVYVDREEIARFNRRLVLANIMFEDTIHGHVRHDPHRLGKVIMRWYSRANR is encoded by the coding sequence ATGACAGGTTTAATCAAACGAGTGCGCCGTCAGTTAAAAGGTAAACCGTATCCCAAACCGAAAAATGTTGCTAATGCTACAACCCGTCGCCGAAATCGCTGGTTTATGTGGTTAGCGCCTGGGATTTTTATTAAACGCTGGTTATTGATTAGTGTTTTAGGAGTATTGTTAACCAGTGTGGGACTGGCGATCTGGGCAAATTTAACCCCGATTTTTTATCTGATTGAGTTTACCTCGGGGATTCTCGAAGCGATTGCTGACATTTTACCCAGTTATATTTCAGGTCCATTAGCAATTCTCCTCGGTTTATTTCTCATTTTCTGGGGACAATCGCGCACGGTTGGTTCGATTACCGAAGTTTTAAACCCCGATCAAGATAAAGAATTAATTGATGTTCTCACCACGCACCGCCGACTGGTTAAAGGACCGAAAATTGTAGCCATTGGCGGAGGAACAGGACTTTCCACCCTATTACGAGGGATTAAAGCCTATAGTGCTAATATTACCGCAATTGTTACCGTTGCCGATGATGGGGGGTCTTCGGGAAGATTGAGGCGGGAACAGGGAATGTTACCCCCTGGGGATATTCGCAACTGTCTGGCTGCATTAGCAGACGAAGAGAAGTTATTAACCGAATTATTTCAATATCGCTTTAACACAGGAGAAGGCTTAAGCGGACATAGCTTTGGTAATTTATTTCTCTCTGCTATGAATAATATTACAGGGGATTTAGAAGCAGCGATCGCGGCGAGTTCTAAAGTTTTAGCAGTAAGAGGGCGTGTCCTCCCTGCAACCCTTTCTGATGTTAATTTATGGGCGGAAATGGAAGATGGGCGCATTATTGAAGGGGAATCTCATATTTCAGAAGCAGGGGGAAAAATTATCCATCTTGGCTGTCATCCTGAAAATCCACCCGCCCTTCCTGCAGCAGTGACCGCACTCGAAGAAGCCGATCTGATTCTCATCGGACCAGGTAGTCTTTATACAAGCATTATTCCCAATTTACTCGTTCCAGAAATTCGGGATGCTCTTTTAAACAGTCGTGTTCCTCGTCTGTATATTTGTAATATTATGACCCAACCTGGAGAAACAGATGGTTATACCGTCTCTGACCATATTCAAGCGTTAGACCAAGTTTCACACGCTCCTTTATTTAATGCAGTTTTAGCCCATAGTCGTTCCCCTAGTCCAGAAAGTTTACAACGTTACGCTGCAGAAAATTCTCATCCTGTGTATGTGGATCGAGAAGAAATTGCCCGTTTTAACCGTCGTTTAGTCTTAGCTAACATTATGTTTGAAGATACGATTCACGGTCATGTTCGTCATGATCCCCATCGTTTAGGAAAAGTTATTATGCGTTGGTATAGTCGCGCTAATCGCTAG
- a CDS encoding ABC transporter permease, with translation MLIELDTLDLILTLVLIILALGLSRWQQLGLEGQLFLSAGRAFLQLVAVGYILELIFTLKTVWGVFGVLLVMVVVATTIAQNRISKKLSHLFWLVGGSLLLTTAVTLGYVMLLIVQPPTWYDPQYWIPLAGIIIGNAVNGGTIAGERFVNAIETNRGEIETHLCLGASPQRAIAQYRRQAIRAGILPNLNQMALVGIVTLPGILTGQLLGGVTPLNAISYQILVLFSLALANLLTASLVTTGIYRQCFTPQAQLRI, from the coding sequence ATGTTAATTGAACTAGATACGCTAGATTTAATCCTAACCCTTGTTCTCATTATTCTCGCGCTCGGGCTCTCCCGTTGGCAACAGTTAGGCTTAGAAGGACAACTGTTTCTCAGTGCGGGACGCGCCTTTTTGCAGTTAGTAGCAGTGGGCTATATTCTAGAGTTGATTTTTACTCTAAAAACCGTATGGGGGGTTTTTGGCGTGTTACTGGTGATGGTTGTTGTGGCGACCACGATCGCGCAAAATCGAATTTCTAAAAAGCTATCGCACTTATTCTGGCTGGTGGGCGGAAGTTTACTATTGACCACTGCGGTAACTCTCGGTTATGTCATGCTGTTGATTGTGCAACCGCCAACATGGTATGACCCGCAATATTGGATTCCTTTAGCGGGGATTATTATTGGGAATGCAGTGAATGGGGGAACGATCGCGGGAGAAAGATTCGTCAACGCCATTGAAACCAATCGCGGAGAAATTGAGACGCATTTGTGTTTAGGGGCTTCTCCCCAACGCGCGATCGCGCAGTATCGTCGTCAAGCCATCCGCGCGGGGATTTTACCCAACTTAAATCAAATGGCATTAGTGGGAATTGTCACCTTACCTGGCATTCTAACGGGTCAACTGTTGGGCGGAGTCACCCCATTAAACGCTATCTCTTATCAAATTTTAGTCTTGTTTAGTCTTGCCCTTGCCAATCTTTTAACGGCTTCTCTGGTTACCACTGGGATTTATCGTCAATGTTTCACGCCACAAGCGCAATTACGGATTTAA
- a CDS encoding Uma2 family endonuclease — translation MLITISEDTLTLSSGDAVIFPDQTWQDYEHLLKLRQDKVIPKLSFNSKTQEIRLMSPLPSHGKRIDLLRDLVKMLLYQNGKDWECFDPITLKIPPQAGVEPDTCFYIQNRQAILGKERINLAIDPPPDLAIEVDLSSITDLGAYEILKVPELWIYRQGVLKVYLLAGESYHESAVSGLFPEIDIPKILPKYVELGWNEGSSVALRQFETSL, via the coding sequence ATGCTCATTACTATTAGTGAAGATACTTTAACTTTATCATCAGGTGATGCAGTGATTTTCCCTGATCAGACTTGGCAGGATTATGAACACTTACTGAAGCTACGTCAAGACAAAGTAATTCCTAAACTCTCTTTTAATTCAAAAACCCAAGAAATTCGTTTGATGTCTCCTTTACCCAGTCATGGAAAACGCATTGATCTCCTCAGAGATTTAGTAAAAATGCTTTTATATCAAAACGGAAAAGATTGGGAGTGTTTTGACCCGATTACCTTAAAGATACCACCCCAAGCAGGAGTCGAACCTGATACCTGTTTTTATATCCAAAATCGGCAAGCTATCTTAGGAAAAGAAAGAATTAATCTAGCCATTGATCCACCCCCTGATTTAGCAATTGAAGTTGATCTTAGCTCAATTACTGATCTAGGCGCTTATGAGATACTGAAAGTACCTGAATTATGGATTTATCGTCAAGGAGTATTAAAGGTTTATCTCTTAGCAGGAGAAAGTTATCACGAAAGTGCAGTCAGTGGTTTATTTCCTGAAATTGATATTCCGAAAATTTTACCGAAATATGTTGAATTAGGATGGAATGAGGGATCAAGTGTCGCTTTACGTCAGTTTGAAACATCTCTTTAG
- a CDS encoding type II toxin-antitoxin system PemK/MazF family toxin has protein sequence MTKPVLQGEVYLFKAVSSSGDSKKRPWVIVSENIRNQYSRTVLAVPFTSDATNIPPTRVRIPKGEGGLAVDSVAMCDRMTTLKKTLLERGPYGGMIASDYLSQIQEAVLIALGRYS, from the coding sequence ATGACTAAGCCGGTTTTACAAGGAGAAGTCTATCTGTTTAAAGCGGTTTCCAGTAGTGGAGACAGTAAGAAACGCCCTTGGGTGATTGTCTCCGAAAACATCCGCAATCAGTACAGCCGTACCGTGTTAGCAGTTCCCTTTACATCCGATGCGACCAATATTCCCCCGACACGAGTGCGGATTCCGAAAGGAGAAGGCGGATTGGCGGTGGATTCGGTGGCGATGTGCGATCGCATGACAACTTTGAAAAAAACTTTGCTAGAACGGGGTCCCTATGGTGGGATGATTGCTTCTGATTACCTGTCCCAAATTCAGGAGGCGGTGCTGATCGCTTTGGGACGATATTCTTAG
- a CDS encoding ATP-dependent DNA helicase RecQ, translated as MDCQQIRDQLQAIWGYSDFRPPQGEIVDCLLQGKDALVVLPTGGGKSICFQLPALLQTGLTLVVSPLVALMENQVQELQQRQLPAASLHSEIPRFQRQRILKQLETLRLLYLSPETLLSPPVWERLITPELVINGLILDEAHCLVQWGETFRPAYRRLGVARSRLLQAKPEGSQIAVAAFTATADPIAQKTIETCLQLRDPIYFQQSPYRNNLRLQVKRVCTPAQRKKKLIGFIVSRKQQSGLIYARSRATTETLSQWLNSLGYHSAAYHAGLSPSERRNIEQDWLEGKIQFVNATCAFGMGINKPNLRWVIHYQPPLLLSEYLQEIGRGGRDGNIATALTLVSEPTGLLYPEDKQRERYFIQKLRQQYQKARELTKHIPREGNINTVEQMSPHGLIALSLLHSLNQLEWLDPFHYRLLPQKGKRSNPPNLLQQPKQMQQYLSTRQCRWQFLLSAFGFNEQAKGFYCGRCDRCVRSKR; from the coding sequence ATGGACTGCCAGCAAATCCGAGATCAGTTGCAAGCAATATGGGGATATTCTGATTTCCGTCCGCCACAAGGGGAAATCGTTGATTGTTTGCTACAAGGAAAAGATGCGTTAGTCGTGTTACCGACAGGTGGCGGAAAGTCCATCTGTTTTCAACTTCCTGCATTATTACAAACGGGTTTAACCTTGGTCGTCTCGCCGTTGGTAGCGTTAATGGAAAATCAAGTCCAAGAGTTACAGCAGCGCCAGTTACCCGCTGCATCCTTACATAGCGAAATTCCGCGTTTCCAGCGTCAACGAATTCTCAAACAATTAGAAACACTACGCTTATTGTATCTTTCCCCAGAAACGTTATTGAGTCCCCCCGTTTGGGAAAGACTGATTACACCAGAATTAGTGATTAATGGTTTAATTTTAGATGAAGCCCATTGTTTAGTGCAGTGGGGAGAAACCTTTCGTCCTGCGTATCGGCGGTTAGGGGTGGCGCGATCGCGCTTATTACAAGCCAAGCCAGAAGGAAGTCAAATTGCAGTGGCTGCGTTTACGGCGACCGCTGATCCCATTGCACAGAAAACCATTGAAACCTGTTTACAACTGCGTGACCCGATTTATTTCCAGCAAAGTCCGTATCGGAATAACTTACGACTACAGGTGAAGCGGGTGTGTACGCCAGCGCAACGGAAGAAAAAGCTGATTGGGTTTATTGTATCGCGTAAACAACAATCAGGATTAATTTATGCGCGATCGCGCGCCACCACAGAAACCCTCAGCCAATGGTTAAATTCTCTCGGCTATCATAGTGCAGCCTACCACGCGGGGTTAAGCCCTTCTGAACGTCGTAACATTGAACAAGACTGGCTAGAGGGAAAGATACAATTTGTTAACGCCACTTGCGCCTTTGGGATGGGGATTAATAAGCCAAACTTAAGGTGGGTCATTCACTATCAACCGCCCTTATTACTTTCAGAATACCTCCAAGAAATTGGACGCGGAGGAAGAGACGGTAACATCGCCACGGCTTTAACCTTAGTCAGTGAACCTACAGGCTTACTTTATCCGGAAGATAAACAACGAGAACGCTATTTTATCCAAAAACTGCGTCAACAATACCAAAAAGCCAGGGAACTAACAAAACACATTCCCCGAGAAGGTAATATCAACACTGTTGAACAAATGTCTCCTCATGGCTTAATTGCCCTTTCTCTCTTACACAGTTTAAACCAATTAGAATGGCTAGACCCGTTTCATTATCGACTGTTACCGCAAAAAGGAAAAAGATCTAATCCACCAAACCTTTTACAACAACCCAAACAGATGCAACAGTATCTTTCCACTCGCCAGTGTCGTTGGCAATTTTTACTGTCTGCATTTGGGTTTAATGAACAAGCAAAAGGGTTTTATTGTGGTCGCTGCGATCGCTGCGTGAGAAGCAAGCGATAG
- a CDS encoding DUF4346 domain-containing protein yields MSMTQANLTTNLSAIDNELSKRHINLDPGGYFIIYVDREAGLICAKHYRNLVDEEGFALHPVTGERLSAKCNNNDMVASHIYKGRTAKELCVKLFEEAEPCPVTQFNHAAYLGREFVRAEIALIQGSEYIQD; encoded by the coding sequence ATGTCTATGACTCAGGCTAATCTTACAACTAATTTAAGCGCGATCGATAATGAACTCTCGAAGCGTCATATTAATCTCGATCCAGGTGGCTATTTTATTATCTATGTTGATCGAGAAGCGGGTTTAATTTGTGCCAAACACTACAGAAACTTAGTTGACGAGGAAGGGTTTGCTTTACACCCTGTTACAGGGGAACGCCTCTCAGCAAAATGCAATAATAATGATATGGTGGCAAGTCATATCTACAAAGGGCGCACCGCGAAAGAATTATGTGTCAAACTCTTTGAAGAAGCAGAGCCCTGTCCCGTCACACAATTTAATCATGCTGCTTATTTAGGACGGGAGTTTGTGCGTGCCGAAATCGCACTGATACAGGGCAGTGAATACATTCAAGACTAA
- the psb32 gene encoding photosystem II repair protein Psb32 has product MSHLLQQTATKLKHYQTLLLVLLIPCFLFLMTALPVQAATSPRDIPDVSEETSTWVVDQAEVVSRTNESKLNQILQDIEDSTGADVKLVVIRRLNYGETVDSFADELFSQWYPTAEEKQDKVLLVFDTITNNATIRVGEALKDRLPPEIATSVVQDTIGVPIREDNKYNLAFLNASNRLGAVLAGEPDPGPPEEQDNIRVEGTFTKAEDTDTESSTVWVIGLLVAATVIPMATYFAYVLLTD; this is encoded by the coding sequence ATGTCACATCTTTTGCAACAAACTGCAACAAAACTCAAACATTATCAAACGCTGTTATTGGTTTTACTGATTCCTTGTTTTCTCTTTTTGATGACAGCACTTCCTGTCCAAGCAGCGACCAGTCCTCGCGATATCCCTGATGTCAGTGAAGAGACATCAACTTGGGTCGTGGATCAAGCGGAGGTGGTCAGTCGGACTAATGAAAGTAAACTCAATCAAATCCTCCAAGACATTGAAGATAGCACGGGCGCTGATGTCAAGTTAGTCGTTATTCGACGCTTAAACTACGGGGAAACCGTTGATAGTTTTGCGGATGAGTTGTTTAGTCAATGGTATCCCACCGCAGAAGAAAAGCAAGATAAAGTCCTATTAGTCTTCGATACCATTACCAATAATGCCACGATTCGGGTTGGTGAAGCACTCAAAGATCGGCTTCCCCCAGAAATTGCCACAAGTGTAGTCCAAGATACAATCGGTGTTCCCATTCGCGAGGATAATAAGTATAATCTGGCTTTTTTGAACGCGAGTAACCGCTTAGGGGCGGTTTTAGCGGGTGAACCAGATCCTGGTCCACCAGAAGAACAAGACAATATCCGCGTGGAAGGGACTTTCACGAAAGCAGAAGATACTGACACGGAAAGTTCCACCGTTTGGGTGATTGGCTTATTAGTCGCTGCCACTGTCATCCCGATGGCAACCTATTTTGCTTATGTCTTGTTGACCGATTAG
- a CDS encoding ribbon-helix-helix protein, CopG family yields the protein MAKTQLNLRIEESEMRILERYAKKTGRTKTDILREFIRCLKFSV from the coding sequence ATGGCTAAGACTCAACTAAATCTTAGAATCGAAGAATCGGAAATGAGGATTTTAGAAAGGTATGCTAAAAAGACAGGTAGAACCAAGACGGACATTCTTAGAGAGTTTATCCGTTGCTTAAAGTTTTCTGTCTAA
- a CDS encoding helix-turn-helix domain-containing protein — protein sequence MLASYQFKLKPKLSQVAVMEQWINMLRAHYNFCLRDRIESYEQVRSPKLGNYSDLTTQGECCPLTCSVSKNSNLGYPYKANGKKRNAYEQQSSELSILKKARPWYAEIHSTILQQNLKRLEVAFKNFF from the coding sequence ATGCTTGCCTCATATCAGTTCAAATTGAAACCAAAACTCTCTCAAGTAGCTGTAATGGAGCAGTGGATCAATATGCTTCGCGCTCATTACAACTTTTGCTTGAGAGACAGAATTGAAAGTTACGAACAAGTTAGATCACCTAAACTAGGTAACTATTCAGATTTAACGACTCAAGGTGAGTGCTGTCCTTTAACTTGCTCGGTTTCTAAAAATTCTAACTTAGGATATCCCTACAAAGCTAATGGGAAGAAACGAAATGCTTACGAGCAACAATCTTCGGAGTTAAGTATTCTTAAAAAAGCTCGTCCTTGGTATGCTGAAATCCACTCCACAATTCTACAACAAAACTTAAAGAGACTAGAAGTAGCTTTTAAGAACTTTTTTTGA
- a CDS encoding transposase translates to MARLDQKIVNQRTDYQWKVAHQLVRLADVIVLEDLNIKGMIKRCQPKKDENGKYLKKRSICQESIKSLNPRLCVGRT, encoded by the coding sequence TTGGCTCGGTTAGACCAAAAAATTGTTAATCAAAGAACAGATTACCAATGGAAAGTTGCGCACCAATTAGTAAGATTAGCTGATGTCATTGTTTTAGAAGATTTGAACATTAAAGGGATGATTAAACGATGTCAACCTAAAAAAGATGAGAATGGGAAATATCTTAAAAAACGGTCAATCTGCCAAGAGAGCATTAAATCGCTTAATCCGAGATTGTGCGTGGGGAGAACTTAA
- a CDS encoding transposase, whose amino-acid sequence MGNILKNGQSAKRALNRLIRDCAWGELKIKIQSVAEKFGCLVVEVNPKHTSQQCSACGKIDKQNRKGEKFACIECGHVQDADNQAAINIAKRGIKQLNLSLSKLLGVTQKVTANSEATGDTRNGGETSVSLETEPSNPKQLSLFEWIGDQVTGFPESPTKRVA is encoded by the coding sequence ATGGGAAATATCTTAAAAAACGGTCAATCTGCCAAGAGAGCATTAAATCGCTTAATCCGAGATTGTGCGTGGGGAGAACTTAAAATAAAAATACAGTCGGTAGCTGAAAAGTTTGGCTGTCTTGTGGTTGAAGTTAATCCTAAACATACATCTCAACAATGTTCAGCTTGCGGAAAAATTGACAAGCAAAATCGGAAAGGAGAAAAGTTTGCTTGTATTGAATGTGGTCATGTTCAGGACGCAGACAATCAGGCTGCGATTAATATCGCAAAGAGAGGAATCAAACAATTAAATCTTAGTCTGTCTAAGCTACTGGGGGTTACTCAGAAAGTTACGGCTAACTCTGAAGCAACAGGGGACACCAGAAATGGTGGGGAGACATCAGTTTCGTTAGAGACTGAGCCTAGCAACCCTAAACAACTTTCGTTGTTTGAGTGGATAGGAGATCAGGTAACTGGTTTCCCAGAATCCCCCACAAAGCGCGTAGCTTAG
- a CDS encoding photosystem I reaction center protein subunit XI gives MAETQNMQYIQPYNDDVYVGHLSTPISDSGFTRTFINNLPAYREGISPLLRGLEIGMAHGYFLVGPWTLLGPLRDSEGNAYLGGLIAAIGLILIATGALSAYGLTAFPSDDSKAQYFEDRAPENLKTRQGWSQFTGGFFVGAMGGAFVAYFLLENFSVVDSMLRGIVN, from the coding sequence ATGGCGGAAACACAAAATATGCAATACATTCAACCATATAACGACGATGTTTATGTCGGGCATCTCTCGACACCGATTTCTGATTCTGGTTTCACTCGCACTTTTATTAATAATCTTCCCGCCTACCGAGAAGGGATTTCTCCCCTCCTACGCGGTTTAGAAATTGGAATGGCTCACGGCTATTTCCTGGTTGGCCCCTGGACATTACTCGGTCCTTTACGGGATAGCGAAGGCAATGCTTATTTAGGCGGTTTAATTGCAGCGATCGGGTTAATTTTAATTGCAACTGGTGCGCTTTCTGCTTATGGCTTAACCGCTTTCCCCAGCGATGATTCTAAAGCCCAATATTTTGAAGATCGCGCCCCTGAAAACCTAAAAACTCGCCAAGGTTGGAGTCAGTTTACGGGTGGCTTTTTTGTCGGTGCAATGGGTGGCGCGTTTGTTGCCTATTTCCTACTAGAAAACTTCTCGGTTGTTGATAGTATGTTACGAGGAATCGTTAACTAA
- a CDS encoding photosystem I reaction center subunit VIII has translation MTGEYAASFLPLILVPAVGLLMPAVTMGLLFIYIESDA, from the coding sequence ATGACTGGAGAATACGCAGCTTCCTTTTTACCGCTCATTTTAGTTCCTGCTGTTGGCTTATTAATGCCAGCTGTTACGATGGGCTTACTCTTTATTTATATTGAGTCCGATGCTTAG
- a CDS encoding SHOCT domain-containing protein, whose amino-acid sequence MTKHYFVAIEPDTLNKVYRQVILWFKDKEYEVEGTQTGDVYLIQAQKTSWLRTVFGTNLAFKVNIYWSNAPTTAGEFIIDTRVGKWVRNITGAGITAMFTGGFTVFTGVAGASWALVLERDLMNHLQTSLSLKRVSESYTTSAASDSINTQASSQARSQAITELKDEIDQLQEALSKEIISREEFQAKKQKLEEKIDQREMDLLVEEKTNQLQAAFESGILDADEYEAKLQSVETSVQEKLSKKQKLKEARDNGILTQEEYEAKLSQL is encoded by the coding sequence ATGACCAAACATTACTTTGTTGCCATCGAACCCGATACACTGAATAAAGTTTACCGACAGGTGATTTTGTGGTTCAAAGATAAGGAATATGAAGTCGAAGGGACGCAAACCGGAGATGTTTATTTAATTCAGGCGCAAAAAACAAGCTGGCTGAGAACGGTTTTTGGGACAAATTTAGCGTTTAAGGTGAATATTTATTGGTCAAACGCGCCGACTACTGCGGGCGAATTTATTATTGACACTCGCGTTGGAAAATGGGTGAGAAATATTACGGGTGCTGGGATTACTGCAATGTTTACGGGCGGTTTTACTGTCTTTACTGGTGTGGCGGGGGCAAGTTGGGCCCTGGTTTTAGAACGAGATTTGATGAATCATCTCCAAACAAGCCTCAGCTTAAAACGAGTGAGTGAGAGTTATACCACCAGTGCTGCTTCCGATAGTATTAATACTCAAGCCTCTTCTCAAGCGCGATCGCAAGCGATTACGGAACTGAAAGACGAAATTGATCAGTTACAAGAAGCATTAAGTAAAGAGATTATTAGTCGCGAAGAATTCCAAGCCAAGAAGCAAAAATTGGAAGAAAAAATTGATCAACGGGAAATGGATTTGTTAGTGGAAGAAAAGACGAATCAGTTGCAAGCTGCTTTTGAGAGTGGGATTTTAGATGCAGATGAATACGAGGCAAAATTGCAATCAGTTGAAACATCAGTGCAAGAGAAGCTCTCGAAAAAACAAAAATTAAAAGAGGCAAGAGATAACGGGATTTTGACCCAAGAAGAATATGAAGCGAAACTCTCTCAGCTTTAG